A region from the Drosophila ananassae strain 14024-0371.13 chromosome 2L, ASM1763931v2, whole genome shotgun sequence genome encodes:
- the LOC6499672 gene encoding uncharacterized protein LOC6499672 isoform X7: protein MFGCIYQLWDWLEAPPLFTAGTMDAKKLQQLQEAAILAQQQKKLPLAYQTNLVDYRTAAYSQALYQQSPTATSSSGGGPLSPIEMQPQSKHHGLLKHGGGGGNSSSSHSSPYHQSYSSSGGGTAAEQLYQSPTERTYLAAAGRLQANNATAGHHPMSALQAQYQQLQAAKMQAQLATQNEAAQQQQRTFALRQAMNPPTGHYHMSQSSSMVSNMTTMTQQQQQQQQQQQQQQQHQRAPPSSLNLQNQYQPAQGPLKLQQQQMPKHYQEQLYAQQQQQLQQQQQQQLHQQQLQQQQQHQQQQHRHKAELQTPGSEHGTVYIQQNHPGHVVNQACQTQISAVKPKATPSSEESSTTSAKSPSHAPLDRKKSAGSIQALKSPITKRPPSTPVTLSGWLHKQGSDGLKVWRKRWFVLAEYCLYYYKGPEEEKLLGSVLLPSYRVSACLPEDKIYRKFAFKCEHQNMRTYWLAADNSESMMAWVRALAAASMMQAPSSGESEPSVNSSLNHSGENSDSGIHTLQSQPSKGQPTPSSDGLSGGGGGVTNSQPLYANAPPKPRRSNDGGYSSPSPEHNEQQQQHSSRRLMSPTQQLYQQQQQQQQNQRSQQPQQHHAIYDTRTGHVSSALQLQQAQQQYSLDHLEAQFQQQQLDMEEQIARLQQQRAAEEIYGEREMYMAKLLHQQRQGVNGGYPTQQQLLQAERRTPDAYGRSKQQRLFAAAAAAADYEDIYNMSQLAGAGGIPMSAQEALLQEAASYRRPLSPPSYDGAKHVPAMPQRYTPNHLEASGADQLINTMDLRARTAAAIVRPHSADFLEYEARAEAAAAAAAAAIAQSQQESGRAPRPKSSLDINRTPDSFYYSEASYADKMRKSALYLQNGAQPQQAGSYRTAAGDFNSGVNTIGYENPYERAYKRQELLAEAQAQAQVQASSMPRMSRSASQGRAMVSQLQSPQQEDLPPLNVHPGSIFPPSMSTQEIICKNEQFLRSASARLPKRAGGMDDDYSAANSTTTSPTSGVAPSPQHQEGERKREESMKRLLEWKQRMLQSPLTRKGIQQGGSNMSAMSKLGSNPNILLASTAVASGARYAPQAGKTGLVGNGNASAVGNGSAPGAGSASATAGIQRSRSETQANVGPGGVAYNNYSSDDEASISVRNVNNLPMGNLTVKPDPSDTLHEQPESAFAPYYGGAAETKYAKNTVLTDRGLYAGNGAGLATSTPQHQQQQFRMRRTGSRAEIDMLERETSSQIRNRLRSAEGLTRAESIQRLDYLKQHLLDLERHYEKSKPLVNLVDNMVKLGSLYRNDANGRVQPTTIERVEFNQRMQERQMLQEEQEQWERLSPNQAELQAKVHELYQLDQLLQEESGTLQSLQRDKEDLERALGGLRARIQDSNATPMALEAAKKQQHILERELSRVHQLLAENSKKLEQTVAGNARLEQELLLLRQKVQDTRGAATNGIDAAEAMNGDQNAAVLQSELERVQSLVGDMQRQRHELSTAVRQLTENSSRLYQEIGKQEVMNGGGGSTNGSLKKRSNSTSWTETDLDANMLKSGSRQHLNDSSLNLSTPLYVDTNSSSKLNDYNRYNGGGSSDALEMSGMESDGFLESNPFAMGLEKQEIKTVRIVKRESERRHRDRSERGLSSSIQNLDQVMEEEMYAQQQREQNAMYPQNHEEQPMTNGHHSRSKSLPRNYSEPPKPRHSRHMNGKTNGHHHYNNGGGYDYDRNSNYEHQPPPPPAPQSNGHHQQREHLNPLANAYFAKQLQQQANPSRDSARVALRTKTDSLQSLNKSLTDLSPEPVFQSVAARQIINEMSAGSASEDTEKVVEKVPPPHKHRRAVPREKRRHYTAPNNVNQKAMEKVQAENDMNRNNTNWRARDDLDMEVALRPRMNAPDVVRSALGQGEKISENTIDNLLLAPNKIVIPERYIPETTPELSPEEKKRRQEKVESIKKMLAEAPISSNENESLPPSKLNAEKKQREHLLQLNQILAQQVMQVSKIVAGNPTSHN, encoded by the exons ATGTTTGGCTGCATTTATCAGCTCTGGGACTG GTTGGAGGCGCCACCGCTCTTCACCGCCGGCACCATGGACGCCAAGAAGCTGCAGCAGCTGCAGGAGGCGGCCATACTGGCGCAGCAGCAGAAAAAGCTGCCGCTGGCGTACCAAACCAATCTGGTGGACTACCGGACGGCGGCCTACAGCCAGGCCCTCTACCAGCAGTCCCCGACAGCCACGAGCTCCAGTGGCGGGGGACCGCTCTCGCCCATCGAGATGCAGCCGCAATCGAAGCACCACGGCCTGCTGAAGCACGGCGGGGGAGGAGGCAACTCGAGCAGCTCACACAGCTCCCCATACCACCAGTCGTACTCCAGCAGTGGTGGCGGGACGGCCGCCGAGCAGCTGTACCAGTCACCCACGGAACGCACCTACCTGGCGGCGGCGGGCAGGTTACAGGCTAATAACGCCACTGCCGGACATCATCCGATGTCGGCACTGCAGGCCCAGTACCAGCAGCTCCAGGCGGCCAAGATGCAGGCCCAGTTAGCCACCCAAAACGAGGCGgcccagcagcaacaacgcACCTTCGCCTTGCGGCAGGCCATGAACCCTCCCACGGGACACTACCATATGAGTCAGTCCTCCAGCATGGTCTCCAATATGACCACCATGacccagcaacagcagcagcaacaacagcaacaacagcagcagcagcaacatcagagGGCACCTCCTTCATCTCTAAACTTGCAAAACCAATATCAGCCGGCACAAGGTCCTTTGAagttgcaacagcaacaaatgcCAAAGCACTATCAAGAGCAGCTCTatgcccagcagcagcagcaactacaacagcagcagcagcagcagttgcatcagcaacagctgcagcaacagcagcaacatcaacagcagcagcatcgccATAAAGCTGAGCTGCAAACCCCTGGAAGTGAGCATGGAACGGTATACATCCAACAAAATCATCCAGGACATGTGGTGAACCAGGCCTGTCAGACCCAAATATCTGCAGTTAAGCCCAAGGCCACGCCAAGTTCGGAGGAGTCCTCGACCACCTCGGCCAAGAGTCCTTCCCACGCTCCATTGGATCGGAAGAAGAGCGCCGGATCCATTCAGGCCTTGAAGTCGCCCATTACGAAGAGACCCCCATCCACGCCGGTGACTTTGTCTGGATGGTTGCACAAGCAGGGATCCGATGGCCTGAAGGTGTGGCGCAAGCGGTGGTTCGTCCTTGCCGAGTACTGCCTCTACTACTACAAGGGGCCCGAAGAAGAGAAGCTACTTGGATCGGTACTGCTACCCTCTTATCGCGTATCCGCCTGCTTGCCGGAGGACAAGATCTACCGCAAGTTCGCCTTCAAGTGTGAGCATCAGAACATGAGGACCTATTGGCTGGCAGCTGATAATTCAGAGTCGATGATGGCGTGGGTGCGAGCCTTGGCCGCCGCCAGTATGATGCAGGCCCCCAGCAGCGGGGAGTCGGAGCCCAGTGTGAATTCCTCCCTCAATCACAGTGGGGAGAATTCGGACTCGGGGATCCATACTCTGCAGTCGCAGCCGAGCAAGGGACAACCAACACCATCGTCGGACGGGCTAagtggaggaggtggtggagTTACCAACTCCCAGCCACTATATGCCAATGCACCGCCCAAGCCCCGACGAAGCAACGATGGGGGCTACTCCTCTCCATCGCCGGAACACAacgaacagcagcagcaacactcTAGTCGCCGACTGATGTCGCCCACCCAGCAGCTgtaccagcaacaacagcagcagcaacagaaccAGCGATCTcagcagccgcagcaacaTCATGCCATTTACGACACCAGAACGGGTCATGTCTCCAGTGCCCTACAACTGCAGCAGGCCCAGCAGCAATACTCACTGGACCATTTGGAGGCGCAGttccagcagcaacagctggACATGGAGGAGCAGATTGCCCGGCTGCAGCAGCAACGAGCAGCTGAGGAGATCTACGGCGAGCGAGAGATGTACATGGCCAAGCTGCTCCACCAGCAGCGGCAGGGTGTCAATGGCGGCTACCCCACCCAGCAGCAGCTCCTGCAAGCGGAGCGGAGGACACCCGATGCCTACGGGCGGTCGAAGCAGCAACGTCTCTTTGCCGCCGCAGCCGCTGCAGCGGACTACGAGGATATCTACAACATGTCCCAGCTGGCTGGTGCCGGGGGCATACCCATGTCGGCACAGGAGGCGTTGCTGCAGGAGGCGGCTAGCTATCGGAGACCGCTCAGCCCGCCCAGCTACGATGGCGCGAAGCACGTGCCGGCCATGCCGCAGCGTTACACGCCCAATCACTTGGAG GCCAGCGGCGCTGATCAACTAATCAATACAATGGACTTGCGTGCTCGTACTGCGGCCGCCATTGTGCGTCCGCACTCTGCCGACTTCCTGGAGTACGAGGCGCGTGCCGAGGCCGCTGCTGCGGCTGCCGCGGCAGCCATTGCCCAGAGCCAACAGGAGAGCGGCCGGGCACCCAGACCCAAGTCCAGTTTGGACATCAATCGGACACCGGACAGCTTCTACTACTCGGAGGCGAGTTATGCGGACAAGATGCGAAAGAGCGCCCTCTATCTGCAGAATGGGGCTCAACCACAGCAGGCTGGCAGCTATCGCACTGCGGCCGGAGATTTCAATTCCGGCGTAAACACCATTGGCTACGAGAATCCGTACGAGAGGGCCTACAAGCGGCAGGAACTGCTGGCTGAGGCTCAGGCCCAGGCTCAGGTTCAGGCCAGTAGCATGCCCAGGATGAGTCGATCGGCCAGCCAGGGGCGAGCGATGGTGTCGCAACTGCAGTCACCACAGCAGGAGGACCTGCCACCGCTGAACGTGCACCCTGGATCCATATTTCCGCCATCGATGTCCACCCAGGAGATTATCTGCAAAAACGAGCAGTTCTTGCGGTCCGCCAGTGCTCGACTTCCTAAAAGAGCCGGCGGGATGGATGATGACTATTCGGCGGCAAATTCCACCACCACTTCACCCACATCGGGAGTTGCTCCCTCACCGCAGCACCAGGAGGGCGAGCGAAAGCGGGAGGAGTCCATGAAGCGTCTTCTGGAATGGAAGCAGCGCATGCTGCAGTCACCTTTGACCCGCAAGGGCATCCAGCAGGGCGGCAGCAACATGTCCGCCATGTCAAAGCTGGGCAGCAATCCGAACATACTTCTGGCTTCCACTGCAGTGGCCAGTGGAGCACGCTATGCCCCCCAGGCGGGCAAGACAGGTCTGGTGGGCAATGGCAATGCAAGTGCTGTAGGAAACGGAAGTGCTCCGGGGGCAGGAAGTGCCTCTGCAACCGCAGGTATCCAACGCTCTCGATCAGAAACGCAGGCTAATGTGGGACCTGGTGGAGTGGCGTACAACAACTACTCCTCGGATGATGAAG CCTCAATATCCGTGCGAAATGTTAACAACCTGCCCATGGGCAACCTTACCGTGAAGCCGGATCCCTCGGATACCCTCCACGAGCAGCCAGAGTCAGCATTTGCCCCGTACTACGGTGGAGCCGCCGAGACCAAGTACGCCAAGAACACGGTGCTTACGGACCGCGGACTCTACGCCGGAAATGGAGCCGGATTGGCCACATCCACGccgcagcatcagcagcagcagttccGTATGCGGCGCACCGGTAGTCGGGCGGAAATCGATATGCTGGAGAGGGAGACGAGCAGCCAGATTAGG AATCGCCTGCGCAGTGCTGAAGGCTTGACCCGAGCTGAGAGCATCCAGCGACTGGACTATTTGAAGCAACATCTTTTGGACTTGGAACGCCACTATGAGAAGAGCAAGCCCTTGGTCAACCTGGTGGACAACATGGTCAAGTTGGGATCACTTTATAGGAACGATGCCAACGGCAGGGTTCAGCCTACAACTATCGAGCGTGTGGAGTTCAATCAGCGCATGCAGGAGCGTCAGATGTTGCAGGAAGAGCAGGAGCAATGGGAACGTCTCAGTCCCAATCAGGCCGAGTTACAG GCCAAAGTACATGAGCTCTACCAACTGGATCAACTCCTGCAGGAGGAGTCTGGAACTCTGCAGAGCCTGCAGCGGGATAAGGAGGACCTCGAGCGAGCTTTGGGCGGCCTGAGAGCTCGTATCCAAGACAGCAATGCGACGCCCATGGCTTTGGAGGCGGCCAAGAAACAGCAACACATTTTGGAGCGCGAGCTGTCGCGTGTCCATCAGCTTCTCGCTGAGAACTCAAAG AAACTGGAGCAGACTGTGGCGGGTAATGCTCGACTGGAGCAGGAGCTGCTGCTTCTGCGGCAGAAAGTGCAGGACACCCGAGGAGCTGCCACCAACGGAATCGATGCTGCCGAAGCCATGAATGGCGACCAAAACGCAGCTGTTTTGCAATCCGAACTGGAGCGCGTCCAGTCCTTGGTGGGAGATATGCAGAGGCAGCGCCATGAGCTCAGCACTGCAGTGCGACAGCTGACAGAGAACTCGAGCAGGTTGTACCAGGAGATTGGAAAGCAGGAGGTTATGAATGGCGGCGGAGGCTCCACCAACGGCAGCCTGAAGAAGCGCAGCAACTCGACCAGCTGGACCGAGACGGACCTGGATGCTAACATGCTAAAGAGTGGCAGTCGGCAGCATCTGAACGACTCCAGCCTGAACCTATCCACTCCCCTGTATGTGGACACAAATAGCTCCTCAAAGTTGAACGACTACAATCGCTACAACggaggcggcagcagcgatgccCTGGAAATGAGTGGAATGGAGAGCGATGGATTCCTGGAAAGCAACCCCTTCGCCATGGGCCTAGAGAAGCAGGAAATCAAGACCGTGAGGATTGTGAAGCGGGAATCGGAGCGCCGACATCGAGATCGCAGCGAACGTGGTCTGAGCAGCTCCATCCAGAACTTGGACCAGGTCATGGAGGAGGAGATGTATGCCCAGCAGCAGCGAGAACAGAATGCCATGTATCCCCAGAACCACGAGGAGCAGCCGATGACCAATGGTCACCACAGTCGCTCCAAGTCGCTGCCTAGGAACTACAGTGAACCACCTAAGCCGCGGCACAGTCGCCACATGAACGGAAAGACCAACGGACACCACCACTACAACAATGGTGGTGGCTATGACTACGACCGGAATAGCAACTACGAGCATCAGCCACCACCGCCACCGGCACCACAGAGCAACGGGCACCACCAGCAGAGGGAGCACCTCAATCCCTTGGCCAATGCCTACTTCGCcaagcagctgcagcagcaggcgAATCCTTCACGGGACAGTGCCCGCGTGGCACTGCGCACCAAAACCGACTCCTTGCAGAGCCTGAACAAGAGCCTCACGGACCTCAGTCCGGAGCCGGTGTTCCAGAGCGTGGCTGCCCGCCAGATCATCAACGAAATGTCCGCCGGATCTGCCTCGGAGGACACAGAAAAGGTGGTAGAAAAAGTGCCACCTCCACACAAGCATCGACGGGCAGTGCCCCGGGAAAAGAGGCGCCACTACACTGCCCCCAATAATGTCAACCAGAAGGCCATGGAGAAGGTGCAGGCCGAGAATGATATGAACCGCAAT aaCACAAACTGGCGAGCTCGTGATGACCTGGACATGGAGGTGGCTCTGCGACCGCGAATGAATGCCCCCGATGTGGTGCGCTCTGCTCTGGGTCAGGGTGAAAAGATTTCGGAGAACACCATTGATAACTTGCTCTTGGCGCCCAACAAAATAGTCATACCCGAGCGTTACATACCAGAAACA ACGCCCGAACTGTCGCCGGAGGAGAAGAAACGTCGTCAGGAGAAGGTCGAGTCTATCAAGAAAATGCTTGCCGAAGCTCCCATTAGCAGCAAC GAAAATGAGAGCCTGCCGCCGAGCAAACTCAATGCTGAGAAGAAACAACGCGAGCACCTATTGCAGCTCAACCAAATCCTGGCCCAGCAGGTGATGCAAGTCAGCAAGATCGTAGCCG GCAATCCCACTAGTCACAACTAA